A genomic stretch from Anser cygnoides isolate HZ-2024a breed goose chromosome 30, Taihu_goose_T2T_genome, whole genome shotgun sequence includes:
- the LOC136787581 gene encoding olfactory receptor 14J1-like yields MANSSSVSEFLLLAFADTRELQLLHFALFLGIYLAALLGNGLILTAVACDHRLHTPMYFFLLNLTLLDLGCISTTLPKAMANALWDTRAISYQGCAAQVFFFLFFISAEHYTLTVMSYDRYVAICKPLHYGSLMGSRACAQMAAAAWGSGFLDALLQTTITFSLPLCQGNAVDQFFCEIPQILKLSCSGSDYLKEVRILAVSACLAFGCFVFILLSYVQILRAVLRMPSSQGQHKAFSTCLPHLAVVFLFVSTGMFAYLKPPSISSPSLDLVVAVLYSVVPPAFNPLIYSMRNQELKATLKKLILVVVFT; encoded by the coding sequence atggccaacagcagctctgtgagcgagttcctcctgctggcattcgcagacacgcgggagctgcagctcctgcacttcgcgctcttcctgggcatctacctggctgccctcctgggcaacggcctcatcctcaccgccgtagcctgcgaccaccgcctccacacccccatgtacttcttcctcctcaacctcaccctcctcgacctgggctgcatctccaccactctccccaaagccatggccaatgccctctgggacaccagggccatctcctaccAAGGGTGTGCTGctcaggtctttttctttctcttcttcatatcagcagaacATTATACTCTTACtgtcatgtcctatgaccgctacgttgccatctgcaagcccctgcactacgggagcctcatgggcagcagagcttgtgcccagatggcagcagctgcctggggcagtggctttcttgATGCTCTTCTGCAGACTACCattacattttccctgcccctctgccaaggcaatgctgtggaccagttcttctgtgaaatcccccagatcctcaagctctcctgctcaggttCAGACTACCTAAAGGAAGTTAGAATTCTGGCGGTTAGTGCatgtttagcatttggctgttttgttttcattttgttgtcctatgtgcagatcctcagagccgtgctgaggatgccctcttctcagggccagcacaaagccttttccacatgcctccctcacctggccgtggtcttcCTGTTTGTCAGTACTGGCATGTTTGCGTatctgaagcccccctccatctcctccccatccctggacctggttgtggcagttctgtactcggtggtgcctccagcattcaaccccctcatctacagcatgaggaaccaggagctgaaagccacactgaagaaactgattctaGTTGTAGTATTTACTTAG